A window of the Hordeum vulgare subsp. vulgare chromosome 5H, MorexV3_pseudomolecules_assembly, whole genome shotgun sequence genome harbors these coding sequences:
- the LOC123398125 gene encoding jasmonate-induced oxygenase 4-like isoform X2 gives MLKAIASACKDWGFFQLVNHDVDMEAVRRMRSAWREFFDLPMEEKKVHANLPITYEGYGSRLGVEKGAILDWSDYYFLNLFPSDIRNLDKWPKIPTGLREATEKYACQLISLCQVLLKAMSSSLGLEEDYLHNAFGGSDGISATMRVNYYPRCPQPELTLGLSSHSDPGGITLLLADDNVEGTQVRKGDAWVTVQPVPGSFLVNVGDQIQIMSNGRYRSVEHRALANSDKERFTIAFFCNPRGDLPVAPASELVGPGSPALYHKAVTFDDYRKYMRTKGPSGKTQVQSISSTMQPGPAA, from the exons ATGCTAAAAGCAATAGCATCTGCATGCAAGGATTGGGGTTTCTTCCAgttagtgaaccatgatgtggacATGGAGGCTGTGAGGAGGATGAGAAGTGCATGGAGGGAGTTCTTTGACCTCCCCATGGAAGAGAAGAAGGTACATGCAAACTTACCGATAACATACGAGGGATATGGGAGCCGCCTTGGAGTTGAGAAAGGGGCAATCTTGGATTGGAGTGACTATTACTTCCTTAATCTCTTCCCAAGTGATATCAGGAACCTTGACAAGTGGCCAAAAATTCCTACTGGCCTGAG GGAAGCCACTGAGAAGTATGCATGCCAACTAATAAGTCTCTGTCAAGTCCTGCTCAAGGCTATGTCCAGTAGCTTAGGGTTGGAGGAGGACTACCTCCATAATGCTTTTGGTGGCAGTGATGGCATCTCGGCTACCATGCGTGTGAACTACTATCCAAGATGCCCACAGCCTGAGCTCACTCTTGGTCTGTCATCTCACTCTGACCCCGGTGGCATCACCTTGCTCCTCGCTGATGATAACGTCGAGGGGACCCAGGTACGCAAAGGAGACGCATGGGTCACCGTGCAACCAGTCCCAGGTTCCTTCCTCGTAAACGTTGGTGATCAGATTCAG ATCATGAGCAACGGGCGTTACAGGAGCGTGGAGCACCGTGCGCTGGCCAACTCCGACAAGGAACGCTTCACCATCGCCTTCTTCTGCAACCCTCGAGGCGACCTCCCCGTCGCGCCAGCGAGCGAGCTCGTCGGCCCGGGGTCGCCGGCGCTGTACCACAAGGCCGTCACCTTCGACGACTACCGCAAGTACATGCGAACCAAGGGTCCCAGCGGCAAGACGCAGGTGCAGTCCATCAGCAGCACCATGCAGCCAGGGCCTGCAGCTTGA
- the LOC123398125 gene encoding jasmonate-induced oxygenase 4-like isoform X1 encodes MASSNLLDWPEPIVQVQTLSNSGTSTVPQQYIKPPSERPSGVTNDPNLTIPVIDLASFSNAPEHHQEMLKAIASACKDWGFFQLVNHDVDMEAVRRMRSAWREFFDLPMEEKKVHANLPITYEGYGSRLGVEKGAILDWSDYYFLNLFPSDIRNLDKWPKIPTGLREATEKYACQLISLCQVLLKAMSSSLGLEEDYLHNAFGGSDGISATMRVNYYPRCPQPELTLGLSSHSDPGGITLLLADDNVEGTQVRKGDAWVTVQPVPGSFLVNVGDQIQIMSNGRYRSVEHRALANSDKERFTIAFFCNPRGDLPVAPASELVGPGSPALYHKAVTFDDYRKYMRTKGPSGKTQVQSISSTMQPGPAA; translated from the exons ATGGCAAGTAGCAATCTGCTTGACTGGCCAGAACCCATTGTACAAGTGCAAACTCTTTCCAACTCTGGTACGAGCACCGTGCCACAACAGTACATCAAGCCTCCATCTGAGCGTCCTAGTGGTGTCACAAATGACCCAAATCTCACTATCCCAGTTATCGATCTTGCCAGCTTCTCTAATGCCCCTGAACATCACCAAGAAATGCTAAAAGCAATAGCATCTGCATGCAAGGATTGGGGTTTCTTCCAgttagtgaaccatgatgtggacATGGAGGCTGTGAGGAGGATGAGAAGTGCATGGAGGGAGTTCTTTGACCTCCCCATGGAAGAGAAGAAGGTACATGCAAACTTACCGATAACATACGAGGGATATGGGAGCCGCCTTGGAGTTGAGAAAGGGGCAATCTTGGATTGGAGTGACTATTACTTCCTTAATCTCTTCCCAAGTGATATCAGGAACCTTGACAAGTGGCCAAAAATTCCTACTGGCCTGAG GGAAGCCACTGAGAAGTATGCATGCCAACTAATAAGTCTCTGTCAAGTCCTGCTCAAGGCTATGTCCAGTAGCTTAGGGTTGGAGGAGGACTACCTCCATAATGCTTTTGGTGGCAGTGATGGCATCTCGGCTACCATGCGTGTGAACTACTATCCAAGATGCCCACAGCCTGAGCTCACTCTTGGTCTGTCATCTCACTCTGACCCCGGTGGCATCACCTTGCTCCTCGCTGATGATAACGTCGAGGGGACCCAGGTACGCAAAGGAGACGCATGGGTCACCGTGCAACCAGTCCCAGGTTCCTTCCTCGTAAACGTTGGTGATCAGATTCAG ATCATGAGCAACGGGCGTTACAGGAGCGTGGAGCACCGTGCGCTGGCCAACTCCGACAAGGAACGCTTCACCATCGCCTTCTTCTGCAACCCTCGAGGCGACCTCCCCGTCGCGCCAGCGAGCGAGCTCGTCGGCCCGGGGTCGCCGGCGCTGTACCACAAGGCCGTCACCTTCGACGACTACCGCAAGTACATGCGAACCAAGGGTCCCAGCGGCAAGACGCAGGTGCAGTCCATCAGCAGCACCATGCAGCCAGGGCCTGCAGCTTGA